From the genome of Cytophagia bacterium CHB2, one region includes:
- a CDS encoding enoyl-CoA hydratase/isomerase family protein, whose translation MSDKKLVNYSTDNGLAIIELTDPPANTYTYEMMRQLDTAILEARMDDSVHVIVLKGAGEKFFCAGANIRMLQEVTPRFKYFFCLHANETLTRLEQTPKLVIATLNGHCVGGGLEIAMAADIRIAKKGAGKIGLPEVTLGVLPGTGGTQRLARLVGKARAIELMTTGRTFEFEEAEQMGLVNYVYPAEGFWEKAVEYARQFLPPNKASKAVGLIKRSVQSGLEVPFSESLAIERELQQQLFQSEDAKEGLTAYNEKRKPNFAGK comes from the coding sequence ATGTCCGACAAAAAATTGGTGAATTACTCCACCGACAACGGCCTGGCCATTATCGAATTGACTGATCCACCGGCCAACACTTATACTTATGAAATGATGCGGCAACTCGATACCGCCATTCTCGAGGCGCGCATGGACGACAGCGTGCACGTGATCGTGCTCAAGGGCGCAGGCGAAAAATTTTTCTGCGCCGGCGCGAACATTCGCATGCTGCAAGAGGTGACGCCGCGCTTCAAATACTTCTTCTGTTTGCACGCCAACGAGACCCTGACCCGCCTTGAACAAACGCCCAAACTCGTGATCGCGACGTTGAACGGCCACTGCGTCGGCGGCGGTTTAGAAATTGCGATGGCGGCGGACATTCGCATCGCCAAAAAGGGCGCAGGCAAGATCGGCTTGCCGGAAGTAACACTCGGCGTATTGCCCGGCACCGGCGGCACGCAGCGTCTGGCGCGCCTGGTGGGCAAAGCGCGCGCGATCGAGTTGATGACTACGGGCCGCACGTTCGAATTCGAAGAAGCGGAGCAGATGGGGCTGGTGAATTATGTTTATCCGGCGGAAGGCTTCTGGGAAAAAGCGGTGGAATACGCGCGCCAATTCCTGCCGCCGAATAAAGCGAGCAAGGCCGTCGGGTTGATCAAGCGTTCTGTGCAATCCGGCCTGGAAGTGCCGTTCAGCGAGAGCCTGGCCATCGAACGCGAATTGCAACAACAGCTCTTCCAAAGCGAAGACGCGAAAGAGGGCTTGACGGCGTACAATGAGAAGAGAAAGCCGAATTTTGCAGGCAAATAA
- the tsaA gene encoding tRNA (N6-threonylcarbamoyladenosine(37)-N6)-methyltransferase TrmO, protein MKRFSITPIGIIRSEIKSRREAPLFYTQGAPNAFLEILPAYAEGLHRMQAGDDIIVITWLHRAHREVLKVHPRGDVANPLTGVFLTRSPDRPNPVGLHRVKVLEIKRNRLHIGAIEAIDGTPVIDIKPAVKSNDH, encoded by the coding sequence GTGAAGAGGTTTTCAATTACGCCGATTGGAATCATTCGATCAGAAATTAAAAGCCGAAGAGAAGCGCCATTGTTTTATACCCAAGGCGCTCCCAACGCTTTTCTGGAGATCTTGCCGGCGTATGCAGAAGGTTTGCATCGCATGCAAGCCGGCGATGACATCATTGTCATCACCTGGCTCCATCGCGCGCACCGGGAGGTTCTGAAGGTTCATCCCAGAGGAGATGTTGCCAATCCTTTGACAGGAGTATTCTTGACGCGCTCACCCGATCGCCCCAACCCGGTGGGGCTTCATCGCGTGAAGGTTTTGGAGATAAAGCGAAACCGTTTGCATATTGGCGCAATCGAGGCCATCGATGGCACTCCCGTGATCGACATCAAACCTGCGGTTAAATCAAATGATCACTAA